From the genome of Anopheles funestus chromosome 2RL, idAnoFuneDA-416_04, whole genome shotgun sequence:
TGACTATCGGCTAgctaggtttttgttttctttaggttttatgtaatttaaatttgaattgcATTCCGGCGTAGGTAGCGTATGAAAGTTGATGTGTTTGTGGCAAAGGGAATTCGCTCATTATGTGCTAGATTCACACGTGTTCTTTAACCGTTTTAAGTAAATGATACTTAAAACGGTATATTTGTAATGGGGTACTTTTTGATTTGTCAGAGGAATAAGTCACACTGAAGCGTATGAGTTTGGTAGTCTATAGTCCGCTATAGAATCCAGTGCTTGATCTCCATTGGTAGAATACTAACTCTAGTTTGCAGTAAAACCGTGCTGTGATGAACTTGCTGTGGCTGTGGACTTCTAAACAAAGTGCTGAATGTGAAGAGATGAAAGTGATCATAAACATGATTCTTGCAGCGTGCAGTTATAAAACTGTTTATGCGTTAGATCGATCAGTCGTTCAGCAGTTACACAGGCCATGGTCCAATACCAATTATGTCTTAATGCAATGCGGTAAGGAAATATTGTATGAACGAATCGTAAAGACACCACGTGCGTTTACTTCTAGTATATCCTAGACTACATTTGTCTAGCACaaaacaacagaagaaaaggAGTAGAATAGTAAATACTACGACTCGATATGATTAATCATTTGAGGAACGTTGGGATCGCTGTTtcggtgattttttttaaatttgtagtTGATTCTACTTAAAAGGAATATCGCACCTGGATGCTGAAATATAAACGGGAATAGGTGGGACAGGGTGGTGTACTAAGAAGGTGGTTATAAGGTGATATCTAATATTATGCGATCCAAAGTATTCATGGAGTTTTATTCTTGTGCGCTCGTCTCTTCTTGAAGCCACCCATTTGTTTCAGGAGTTGAGAATTCTCGTCATCATTTTCTGATGCAATTCGATGCTCCCAGAGTCGCAATTTACGAGGAATATATAAAAGACCTACAAGTGTTATTGCTAGAGATCAATAGTGAACAGATAGAAAAGAGAgaatagaaaggaaaagattaaaatattgaaaacacATGTTTAACCAAAGTTAGAATCATTTTTAAGGTGCAAAGGTAGAAATACTTCTTAAATATCTTAAATATCTATGAACCCCTTCAagagtttgttttgattaaaaaaaataaaaataattgaagaaGCATTTACGTTTGCTAGAATACAGGCAAACAAGGGAAACATCTTTTTACTTACAGTTGAGTACACATGGAAATATGACGTAAAAGTTTAACGTAGTTGAGCGGAAATACAAGGCCTCAGTTATGTAGAGCATCATCGTTATAGCTAATGAGCATCCTCCCATACTAACAACTCTTTAACAAAAGACGATGAGAGAATAAACGacgaaaaatttgaaaattagcACGTTTATAATTAATGTATGCTTAGTacaattatgttttgttcttattGTAATACCTAATGGATGATACAATAAGCCACATACTTACGGTTTGTAGTGTATGTACAAGGTGCAGTGAACCAATGCGACTGCTTTCAATATACAATATATACCCAGTATCCTTGAAATCGTGTAGTCTCCTAAGGGTGATtatggagaagaaaacaaaatcaaattaatcaaacttaggaaaatttagaaaagaCGTGCTCTTTACCTTCAATAAACTGTGTATCTGAGTGATCACCCAAAAAACTCCGTCGCTCGATGTAACATCGGAAGGCCGTCCCCAAATCCATGAAGGCCACAAATGCAATCCACCCTCGAAATGCGTACAACAATTTCCTCTCCATTGTTTACGAACTTCAATTCCA
Proteins encoded in this window:
- the LOC125774656 gene encoding uncharacterized protein LOC125774656, with the translated sequence MERKLLYAFRGWIAFVAFMDLGTAFRCYIERRSFLGDHSDTQFIEGDYTISRILGIYCILKAVALVHCTLYIHYKPVVSMGGCSLAITMMLYITEALYFRSTTLNFYVIFPCVLNSITLVGLLYIPRKLRLWEHRIASENDDENSQLLKQMGGFKKRRAHKNKTP